The Flexivirga oryzae genome segment AGCACCGTCGTCGAGCAGGAGGAAGCCGTCAGCGAGCACGACTCGCGCTTCCGGCCGAGCCTGGGGCGGTTCGACATCATCCTGATGTCGATCGCGGCCACCCTGTCGATCGACACGATCGGCCAGATCGCCGCGAACGGTGGCGCCCAGGCGTTCACCTGGACCGCCGTCATCGCGCTGACGTTCATGCTGCCCTACGGGCTGATCATGGCCGAGCTGGGCAGCTCGTTCCCGCAGGAGGGTGGCCCATATGTCTGGGTTCGACTGGCAATGGGGCGATTCCACGCCGCACTCTCGACGATGCTCTACTGGGTCACGAACCCGGTGTGGCTGGGTGGCTCGCTGGCGTTCCTCGCGATGGCGACCTGGAGTGACTTCATCGTCAAGACCGGCTCGGGCAGCTTCGGCGACTACGCCTTCAAACTGATCTTCATCTGGGCCGCCATCGTGGCCGCGATCAGCAGCCTGCGCTACGGCAAGTGGCTGCTCAACATCGGTGCGATCGTCAAGGTCGGCCTCGTGGTGGTCTTCGTCGTCACGCTCATCGTCTACGCGAGCCAGCACGGCGTGCACGGGTACGCCGCCGGCGACTTCTCACCGACGACGGGCGGCTTCCTCGCCAGTGCCCCGGTGATCCTGTTCGCGGTGGTCGGATTCGAGGCGCAGAACGGCGCCGCCGAAGAGATGCGCAACCCGAAGCGGGATGTGCCGGTCGGGATCGGTTCCTCCGCCCTGGTGTCCGCATTGTGTTACCTGGTGCCCATTTTCGGGATCCTGATGGTGTTGCCCAGTAACAAGATCAGCGGTGCTGCCGGCTTCATGGACGCGATCCGGACCGTGTTCTCGGTGTATGGCGGTGCCTCCACCGGGTTGTTGAAGCTGGTCGCGATCCTGTTCATCTTCGTGTTGTTCACCCAGGGCGCGGCATGGATGATCGCGTCCGACCGGGTGCAGGCGATCGCCGGTGCGGACGGGACGTTCCCGCGCTACTTCGGGGTCTTCAGCAAGAACCTCGGGACACCGCTGCGGGTGAACATCCTCTCCGGCGTCGTCGCGACCGTCTTCACAATCGTGGCCACCAAGGTGACCAGCGGATCCGCCGGCGCCGCCTTCGAAGTCGTCCTCAACGTGGCCGTCAGCACCCTGCTGCTCAGCTATCTGTGGATCTTCCTGGCGGCGTGGATCCTGCGGCGGAAGTACCCGCACGCCGAGCGGCCCTACCGGGTGCCCGGTGGGCGGATCGGGATGGGCGTCGCGACCTTCGTCATCTACGCCTGGGTGGCTGTCGGATCGTGGACGACGGTCTTCCCGGACACCATCGAGCGGCTCTTCGGGGTCGGCTACGACTTCGAGGACAGCTGGGGCGTCAGCAGGCTGACCTTCGAGGTCTTCACGCTCGGCACGCTGGCCGTCATCACGATCTGCTGCCTCGCCGGTTACCTGGTGGGACGCAGGACCGACACCGGTGCAGGCGACTTCAGCGCGGCGATCATCGCCGAGCTGGAAGCAAACGAAAAGGCGCAAGGCTGATGGGAATTGAGATGAACGACAACGTTGAGGTCCTGGTGGTCGGTGGCGGCCAGGCGGGCCTGGCGATGAGTGAACACCTGGGTAATGCCGGTATCGGCCACCTGGTGCTGGAGCGTGACCGGATCGCCGAGAAGTGGCGCACCGGACGGTGGGACTCGCTGGTCGCCAACGGCCCCGCCTGGCACGACCGCTTCCCGACGATGGAGATCGAGGGCGCCGACCCGGACGGTTTCGCGTCCAAGGACCAGATGGCGCACTACTTCGAGACCTTCGCCAAGCAGATCGAGGCGCCGATCCGCACCGGTGTCGAGGTGCTCTCGGTGGAGCGGCGAACCGACGGCCCCGGCTTCCGGGTGGAGACCTCGGACGGCACGATCGATGCGCAGTTCGTGGTCGCCGCGACGGGACCGTTCCAGAATCCGTCGATCCCGCCGATCCTGCCGTCGGACACCGGGATACATCAGCTGCACTCGAGTGACTACCACAATCCGGGCCAGCTGCCCGACGGCAATGTGCTGGTCGTCGGCGCCGGATCGTCCGGTGTGCAGATCGCCGACGAACTGCGCCGGTCGGGTCGCCAGGTCTACCTGTCCGTCGGTCCGCACGACCGCCCGCCGCGGAGCTACCGGGACCGCGATTTCTGTTGGTGGCTGGGTGTTCTCGGGCTCTGGGACATGGAGACGCCGCCGCACGGCGCCGAGCACGTCACCATCGCGGTGAGCGGTGCGGGCGGTGGCCGGACGGTCGACTTCCGGGCACTTGCGCAGAGCGGCATCACCCTGGTCGGGCGGACCGCGTCGTACCAGGACGGCGTGCTGCGTTTCGCGTCCGACCTGGCCGACAACATCCGGGGCGGCGACGCCAACATGCTCGCGCTGATGGACGCGGCGGACGCGTACATCGAGCGCAACCGCCTGGATCTGCCGCCCGAGCCGGAGGCACGTGCGCTGTTGCCGGACCCGGAGTGCATCACGCATCCGTTGTCCGAGTTGGATCTCGCGGACGCCGGCATCACGACCGTGCTGTGGGCGACCGGATTCACCACGGACTACAGCTGGTTGAAGGTCGACGCGCTGGACGAGCAGGGTCGCCCACGGCACCGCCGGGGCGTGTCCAGCGAGCCCGGCGTCTACTTCCTCGGCCTGCCGTGGCTGTCGCGTCGCGGCTCCAGCTTCATCTGGGGCGTCTGGCACGACGCGCGTTTCATCGCCGACCAGATCGGCATCCAGCGCAGCTACGCCCTGTACGGGACCAGCTGAGAGGGTTCACCGCACCAGGCCGTAGAGGTGGTCGACATGCAGGTGCAGCGGCACCCGCCGGTCGGCGACCATCGCCCGCCGGTAGTCGTCCCAGTCGGGGTGCTCCCCGGAGATGGCGCGGTAGATCGAGATCAGTTCCTCGACGCTGGCGTCGTCCTCCGCCGTGGCCACCGGCAGCACGGTGGCGGTCACGTCGGCGGCGGCATACGACCAGCCGGAGCTGCCGTTGACGAGAACGGTCGCCCGCGGATCACGGCGCAGGTTGGCGGTTTTCGCGCGACCGTCGGTCACCGAGACGCGGATCAGGTCCTGCTCCGGGTCGTAGGTGTAGCTGATGTTCGACAGCTGCGGTCGGCCGTCGCGCCTGATCGTGGCGAGGGTCGCCAGATGGCTTCCGGCGATGAGGTCGCGGAGTGCGGTGTCGTCGGTCATGGGGCCTCCTACGGGTCGCCTCCAGGGTATGCCGGGCAATCAGTCCTTGACCGTCCGGCGTCGCGAACGGGGTTGACACTTCTTGCACCAGAAGAGGTTCCGGCCGGTGAGTACCTGGGTGCTGACCGGAGTGCCACAGACCAGGCATGCCTGACCGTCGCGGCGGTAGACGTAGACCTCCCCGCCGTGCTTGTCCACGCGCGGGTCACGGCCCATCGCCTCCGGCATGTGCTCCGGATAGACGGTGTCGATGCGGCCGTCGCGGACGCCCAGCGGCATCAGCTCGACCAGGTCGTCCCACAGCAGGTCGAACTCCGCGCCACGCAGGAACTTGCCGGGCATGAACGGGTCGATGTGGTGTCGGTAGAGCGTCTCGGCGCGGTAGATGTTGCCGACGCCGGCGAAGATCTGCTGGTCCATCATCAGCACCCCGATCGGGCTGCTGGACCTGCGGATCCGGGCTCGGGCGACCTCCGGGTCGGCGTCCGGTCGCAGCGGGTCGGGGCCGAGCTTGGCGACGATCGTGTCGATCTGCTCCGGCGTGCTCAGCTCGCAGATGTTCGGGCCGCGCAACTCCATCGTCACGTCGGGGGAGAAGGCGGTGAGCCGCCATCGGGCGTTCTCGGTGGGTGGGTCGGCCTCGGGGAAGAAGAAGAATTTGCCGATCAGGCCGAGGTGGATGTGCACCTGCTCCGGAAGCTCCTCGAAGCCGATGAACATGTGCTTGCCGAAGGCCTGCGCCGTTTCGAACACCCGGCCGTCGAGGACGTCGGCCCCGGTGAACTTGCCCTGCGGTGACGTCGAGCGGACCTCCCGGTGCCCGAACTCACGGTTCAACTCACCGCTGATCCGGTGGGTAACATGTCCCTCCGGCATACGTCAGGACGCGGCGCGCGCCGACTTCAGGCCGCTTCCGGCGGGTGCGAAGCCGGGGTCGTCGCCGATGGAGACCTGGCGGTTGGCGGCGTCGACGAAGACGACCGATCCCTTGAAATCGCGTGCCTCGGCGTCCTCGACCTGGCCGTAGCCGATGATGATCACCAGGTCGTCGGGCTTGACCAGGTGCGCTGCCGCGCCGTTGATGCCGATGATCCCGCTACCCGCCTCGCCGGTGATGACGTATGTCGACAGCCGGTTGCCGTTGGTGATGTCCACGACGTCGACCTTCTCGCCCTCCAGCAGGTCGGCCGCCTGCAGCAGGTCCGCGTCGATCGTGATGGACCCGACGTAGTCGAGGTCGGCCTGGGTCACCGTCGCACGGTGGATCTTGGACTTCATCATCGTCCGGAGCATGGGAGAAGGGTACCGAGGGCAAGCGGTTCGCCGAAGGGCGGCGGCCCGGATCTGGCGACCGAACGACAAGCCGACGGCCCGGCGCAGCGACGATCAGGACTGGTGAGGAAGCACACGAACGCAGTGACGTGCTTCCCCACCAGCCCCGTGAGGAGCGGAGCCAGAAGACTCAGCTGGCGTCCGCCTTCTTGGCGAACTGGGTGGTGTAGGTCTTGCTGATGTCGATCTGGTCCTTCTTCGGCTTGACCGACGGAGAGAACGAACCGAGCACATTGAGGGCGTTCTTGGCGCCGGCCGCGTCCATCACACCGGTGTCGTTGAAGATGCCCTTCGTGCCCTGCAGCGCCTGCACGTAGAGCGCCGGGTCGCTGCCCTTGTAGTCGTTGGGCATCTTGTCGGAGATCTGCTGCGCGCTGTGACTGTTGATCCACTTCAGCGTCTTCACGAACGCGTTGGCGACCTTCTGCACCGTCTCGGGGTTCTTCTTGACGTAGTCGCACGACATGTACAAGGAACTGGCCGGGTAGAGGCCACCGAGCGCCTTGCGCGTGCCGGCCTCGGTGCGCATGTCGAACAGCACCTTGCCCTCATCGGTCTTGGTGAGTTGCGCGACGGTGGGGTCTGTCGTCATACCCGCATCGATGCCACCGGACTTCATCGCGGCGATGAAGGTGGCGTCCGCCCCCGCCTTGACGGTCGTGTACTGCTTGGTGGAAATGCCCGCGTTGCCGGTGAGGTACTGCGTGAGGAAGTCCGTCGAGCTGCCCTGGCTGGTCACACCGAGCTTCTTGCCCTTGAGGTCCTTGGCGCTGGTGATGGTCGCGGCGTCCTTCTTCGACACCATCTCGACCTCGCCGGGGACGTTGGCGAACTGCACGACGCTCTCCAGGCACTTGCCCTTGGACTGCATGTCGATGGTGTGGTCGTAGAACCCGACGACGCCCTGCGCCTTGCCGGCGATCAGCGAGGTCTCCGCGGTGACGCCGGCCGGGGTGTCGATGAGCTGGACGTCCAGGCCCTGGTCCTTGAAGTAGCCGAGTTGCTGGGTGAGCGCGGCGGGCAGGTAGATGACCTTGCTCATGCCGCCGACCATGATCTTCACGGTGCCGGACGAGCCGCCGCCGTCGGCGCCCGTGGCGTTGTCCTTCTTGGTCGCGCAGCCGGTGAGGGCGAGCGCACCCGCCATACCAAGGGCGGCGATTCCGGCGAATTTCTTGTGCATCAATGGATTTCCTGACTCTGCGAAATGAATGTGGGTGGTGGCGGTCAGACCGCGACGGTCTCGATCTGCGACGGGGGACGCCACTTGAGCAGTCGGCGCTCCAGGTAGCCGAGCAACAGCTCGGCGATGAGGGCGAGGACGGTGCTGATGACCATGCCGCCGTAGATGGCGGCCGAGTCGAACGCGGCCAGGCCGGTGGAGATCAGCAGGCCGATGCCCTTGGTGGAACCGGCGAACTCACCGACGATCGCGCCGATCAGCGCGAACCCGAAGGCGGTGTGCAGCGACGCGAGGATCCAGGACGTGGCGCTCGGCACGACGATCGATCGCAACACCTGCAACCGCCCGGCGCCGAGGATGCGGGCGTTGTCGACCAGGTTGCGGTCCACCTCCCGTGCTCCCTGGAAGGCGTTGAAGAAGACCGGGAAGAAGACCAGCACGGTCGCGGTCGCGATCTTGGACTCCATGCCCAGGCCGAACCAGATGATGAAGATCGCCGCGAGCACGATGCGCGGCACCGCGTTCGCCGCCTGGATGAACGGCGAGAGCACCTCGGCGAGCAACCGGGCACGGCCGAGGAGTATGCCGAGCACGACGCCCGCGACCGCACCGATCAGGAAGCCGTAGACGGCCTCCTGCAGGGTCACCGAGATCTGCTCCCAGATGGGTCCCTGCGCGGTGCCGTCGGTGAACCAGGTGACCAGCTTCTTCCAGATCAGGCTGGGCTGCGAGTAGAAGAACGGGTCCAGCCAGAGGCGGACCGAGAACTCCCAGAAGGCCAGCACACCGACGAGCACGAGCACCCGCAGGCTGTAGACGAGAGCCTTGTGCTTGCGCAGGCGGGCACGTGGGTCGTGGGCCTGCTCGGCCGGTGCGGGGACTGCGCCGGTCATGGCGCCGGACGTCGCGGTGCCGGGCGCGTCGAGGGTGTCAGGCGACACGGGATGCTCCTTGTGCTCGGGCAGTCTCGACCTCGGAGGACAGCGACTGCCAGATCTTGGAATAGGTTTCGATGAATTCGGGGGTGAGGCGCAGCTCCTCGACGTTGCGGGGCCGCGGCAGGTTGATGCGGAAGTCGTCCTTGATCCGGGCGGGGCTGGCCGTCATGACGACGACCCGGTCGGCGAGGGCGATGGCTTCCTCGAGGTCGTGGGTCACGAAGATGACCGCGGTCCCCGTGCCGGACCACAGGTCGAGCAGTTCGTTCTGCATCAGCGCCCGGGTCTGGACGTCGAGTGCGGAGAACGGCTCGTCCATCAGCAGGATCTTCGGCTCGTTGACGAGGGTCTGGGCCAGCGCGACACGCTTGCGCATGCCGCCGGACAACTGGTGCATGTAGGACTTCTCGAATCCGGCGAGGCCGACGCGGCTGATCCAGTCCATCGCCATGGCGTGCGCTGCTGACTTGGGGGTGCCGCGCCACATCGGCCCGGCCGCCACGTTGGCGAGCACGTTGCGCCAGGGCAGCATCGCGTCCGCCTGGAACATGTAGCCGACGCCGTCCGGGATGCCTTGGACCGGAGTGCCGTTCACCTGCACGCTGCCCTCGGATGGTGGCTCCAACCCGGAGACCAGGGACAGCGTGGTGGACTTCCCGCAACCGGTCGGGCCGACCACGGCGACGAACTCACCGGGGTCGACGGTCATGGTGATGTCGGAGACGGCGGTGTGGGTGCCGCCACCGGCTTTCACGAAGCGCTTCGTCGCGTGTGAAAGTTCGACGAGATGCGACATACGCGTCCTTTCTCTGATGGGAGTGCTGTGACTGCGCTCACATCGAGCGAGGCACGGTGCAGGACGCTATGGGTCACGGGGAGCGGCTGTCTGCCTTGCGTGCGTTGCCCGGTTTTCGCGCGCTGAGCGCGTTTTGCGCGTTTTGCATCCAGGGCGCGAATGCAGGCCGACGCCCTATCGTTGTCGGCCATGACCCGTGCACAGCGGCGCGGCGGCCGCGGGTTGCGGCGGCTGCCCTTCACCCGCCAGATGATGCTGCTGCAGGTTGCCGTCGTGGCAGCTCTCGGTGTGGTCAGCCTGCTCGT includes the following:
- a CDS encoding amino acid permease → MSTVVEQEEAVSEHDSRFRPSLGRFDIILMSIAATLSIDTIGQIAANGGAQAFTWTAVIALTFMLPYGLIMAELGSSFPQEGGPYVWVRLAMGRFHAALSTMLYWVTNPVWLGGSLAFLAMATWSDFIVKTGSGSFGDYAFKLIFIWAAIVAAISSLRYGKWLLNIGAIVKVGLVVVFVVTLIVYASQHGVHGYAAGDFSPTTGGFLASAPVILFAVVGFEAQNGAAEEMRNPKRDVPVGIGSSALVSALCYLVPIFGILMVLPSNKISGAAGFMDAIRTVFSVYGGASTGLLKLVAILFIFVLFTQGAAWMIASDRVQAIAGADGTFPRYFGVFSKNLGTPLRVNILSGVVATVFTIVATKVTSGSAGAAFEVVLNVAVSTLLLSYLWIFLAAWILRRKYPHAERPYRVPGGRIGMGVATFVIYAWVAVGSWTTVFPDTIERLFGVGYDFEDSWGVSRLTFEVFTLGTLAVITICCLAGYLVGRRTDTGAGDFSAAIIAELEANEKAQG
- a CDS encoding flavin-containing monooxygenase, coding for MNDNVEVLVVGGGQAGLAMSEHLGNAGIGHLVLERDRIAEKWRTGRWDSLVANGPAWHDRFPTMEIEGADPDGFASKDQMAHYFETFAKQIEAPIRTGVEVLSVERRTDGPGFRVETSDGTIDAQFVVAATGPFQNPSIPPILPSDTGIHQLHSSDYHNPGQLPDGNVLVVGAGSSGVQIADELRRSGRQVYLSVGPHDRPPRSYRDRDFCWWLGVLGLWDMETPPHGAEHVTIAVSGAGGGRTVDFRALAQSGITLVGRTASYQDGVLRFASDLADNIRGGDANMLALMDAADAYIERNRLDLPPEPEARALLPDPECITHPLSELDLADAGITTVLWATGFTTDYSWLKVDALDEQGRPRHRRGVSSEPGVYFLGLPWLSRRGSSFIWGVWHDARFIADQIGIQRSYALYGTS
- a CDS encoding PPOX class F420-dependent oxidoreductase, producing MTDDTALRDLIAGSHLATLATIRRDGRPQLSNISYTYDPEQDLIRVSVTDGRAKTANLRRDPRATVLVNGSSGWSYAAADVTATVLPVATAEDDASVEELISIYRAISGEHPDWDDYRRAMVADRRVPLHLHVDHLYGLVR
- a CDS encoding Fpg/Nei family DNA glycosylase produces the protein MPEGHVTHRISGELNREFGHREVRSTSPQGKFTGADVLDGRVFETAQAFGKHMFIGFEELPEQVHIHLGLIGKFFFFPEADPPTENARWRLTAFSPDVTMELRGPNICELSTPEQIDTIVAKLGPDPLRPDADPEVARARIRRSSSPIGVLMMDQQIFAGVGNIYRAETLYRHHIDPFMPGKFLRGAEFDLLWDDLVELMPLGVRDGRIDTVYPEHMPEAMGRDPRVDKHGGEVYVYRRDGQACLVCGTPVSTQVLTGRNLFWCKKCQPRSRRRTVKD
- the panD gene encoding aspartate 1-decarboxylase, whose translation is MLRTMMKSKIHRATVTQADLDYVGSITIDADLLQAADLLEGEKVDVVDITNGNRLSTYVITGEAGSGIIGINGAAAHLVKPDDLVIIIGYGQVEDAEARDFKGSVVFVDAANRQVSIGDDPGFAPAGSGLKSARAAS
- a CDS encoding ABC transporter substrate-binding protein — protein: MHKKFAGIAALGMAGALALTGCATKKDNATGADGGGSSGTVKIMVGGMSKVIYLPAALTQQLGYFKDQGLDVQLIDTPAGVTAETSLIAGKAQGVVGFYDHTIDMQSKGKCLESVVQFANVPGEVEMVSKKDAATITSAKDLKGKKLGVTSQGSSTDFLTQYLTGNAGISTKQYTTVKAGADATFIAAMKSGGIDAGMTTDPTVAQLTKTDEGKVLFDMRTEAGTRKALGGLYPASSLYMSCDYVKKNPETVQKVANAFVKTLKWINSHSAQQISDKMPNDYKGSDPALYVQALQGTKGIFNDTGVMDAAGAKNALNVLGSFSPSVKPKKDQIDISKTYTTQFAKKADAS
- a CDS encoding ABC transporter permease subunit: MSPDTLDAPGTATSGAMTGAVPAPAEQAHDPRARLRKHKALVYSLRVLVLVGVLAFWEFSVRLWLDPFFYSQPSLIWKKLVTWFTDGTAQGPIWEQISVTLQEAVYGFLIGAVAGVVLGILLGRARLLAEVLSPFIQAANAVPRIVLAAIFIIWFGLGMESKIATATVLVFFPVFFNAFQGAREVDRNLVDNARILGAGRLQVLRSIVVPSATSWILASLHTAFGFALIGAIVGEFAGSTKGIGLLISTGLAAFDSAAIYGGMVISTVLALIAELLLGYLERRLLKWRPPSQIETVAV
- a CDS encoding ABC transporter ATP-binding protein; the protein is MSHLVELSHATKRFVKAGGGTHTAVSDITMTVDPGEFVAVVGPTGCGKSTTLSLVSGLEPPSEGSVQVNGTPVQGIPDGVGYMFQADAMLPWRNVLANVAAGPMWRGTPKSAAHAMAMDWISRVGLAGFEKSYMHQLSGGMRKRVALAQTLVNEPKILLMDEPFSALDVQTRALMQNELLDLWSGTGTAVIFVTHDLEEAIALADRVVVMTASPARIKDDFRINLPRPRNVEELRLTPEFIETYSKIWQSLSSEVETARAQGASRVA